CACCCACTTCATTTGAATAAAATGGGTCTCTTAACTCTTAATTAGAACTTCCTGAAATCTGAGATAAAGCCTCTTCAATCAGCCGTTCACGATCGGATTCATTTAATGCTCGTCCTAAGACTTGTTCGGTTGCATCAATGACTCGACCATTTAATTGATCAAACAGATCTTTCAAGGCCAGTTCGCGAGCTCGCTCAATCTCATCAAGTGTATGAGTCTTGATTTTCTCCGCTTCCTGTCGTGCCTGTTCAAGGATGTCCTGTTTGATACGATCTGCATCAGAACGAGCTTCAACCATCATTGCCTGAATCTCATCCTGAGCAGCTGCTATTTTTTGTGCATGTTCTTTAACTAATTCTTCTGATTCTCTTTGCTTTGATTCTGCTTGATCAATTGCGTTGACAACTCTTAATTCTCGGTCATCTAAAGCTTGAATGAGCGGTCCCCAGGCAAACTTTTTGAGCACAAAAATGAAGATGACGAAAACAATAAATGACCAAATGGCCAAGTCCGTTTTCCAGCCCAGCGGAGCCCCTGTCGCATGTCCTGCATCTTCAGCCGCATATAATGAGGCTGAAGAATCAATGAGTCCACTGCCCAATATGATGCTGCCCATTATGATCAGCATAATGAAACAACGGCTTGTACAAAGACTTTTCAACATGATTAAAGACTCTCGCATTGTCATCAGAAGAATTGGTTATGAAATCGTTCTCAAATGCTTGAGCACGGGTTTCTTCAGTAAAACATGGACACAAAAATTGGAATTCATCAGATCATGCAGATGATGAGGGCGAAGAATGCTGCACCTTCGATCAACGCTGCAGAAATAATCATTGCTGTCTGGATTTTACCAACAGCCTCTGGTTGTCGAGCAATTGCTTCTACAGCGGAACCACCAATTCTACCGATGCCGAAACCAGCACCGATAATGGTAATTCCCGCACCAAGGGCTCCTAGTGAAATTCCACCACCTTCTCCTGCTTGTGCCATTGCAGGAACAGCTGTGGCCAATACAACAACACATGTCATGTACATAATCCGTAAAGCCTGGATCATTGTTTTTATCCCCTGACCTTTCTCAACGAGGAACACTCAAACGAAATATACTAAGCAAGTCTGTAATAAAGCTCTCTGCTCCTCTAGTGAGGATGTACAGCGGCTCCAATAAACAGAGTTGCAAGAAACGCAAAAACATATGCCTGCAGGAACGCAACGAAGAGTTCCAGCAAGCCAACTAATATTTGGGCAATGATGCTGGAAGGCATCACGATCGCCCATAATCCGGAATCCGCGGTCATCGCGATGAATCCCAGAAAAACTGCAATCACAGTATGACCAGCCATAATGTTGGCAAATAAACGAATTGCCAATACTGCATGTTTAATCAAAAAGCCGGCTAACTCAATGACCCAGATCATGGGTAATAAAGTGAGTTTCATGAAAAATGGCAGTTCCATGGAGGGCGCTAAAGATAACCAGAATTGAATAAAACCCTGTTCTCGCGTTCCATACATGATAACCGTACAAAACGTCGTAAACGCCAGTGCGATTGTCACATTTAATTCTCCTGTAGCAGATCCCATCCATGGGAAAACTCCCAGAAGATTACAAATCAATACATAAAAGAAACAGGAGAGCACAAAAGGCAAGTATTTATCAGCAGAGTGCCCAACTTTTGGTTCTTCATGGTGCCCATGATCATCATCATGGTGGTGGTCAGAGCCAATTGTGGGTCGAACGACTTCGTCGCGCATATAGATGACGAGCGATTCCCAGAAGTTCCACCAGCGACCTCTTACGACTTGACCACCAGCAGCTTGTTTGGCTAATCCACGAAACACAAAGAACAAAAAAGTAACGGCTACTAACTGTAACAGCATGAACTTTGTAATTTGGAACCCAAACAGGCTCGGCAATTCGAGGTGAATTCCCCAAGGGAGCTCGAAGTGCGGAAAATCGCGAACATGATGAAAATGATCAGTGTGACCGGCGGCCATTTTTTTAGCTCAATTCCAAAAAAATCTAACTCAATACGTTGTTTAGGCTAATTAACTTCGGCAGATTACCGAATGATCAACAAGGTTTCAACCAATAGAGACGCAAAGTAACAAATCAATAACCAAATCAAAAATTCGGGTAAACCAAAATCAGATCTGAGGTTCAATATCAACACAGTTCCGATACCAACGATCATTAATCGAACTAAAGTCGAGATCGCCATTACCGCAACGGGAGCCGCTTCACGGAAGAACAATCCTGAGATGAGTAATACGATAATCCCGGGTATCAGGCAGAGTATCGTAGCGTAAGTGAGTCCTTCAACTGCTTTTGTTCCGATGCTCAAATAGGCAGGTAAGCAGAGAAGTACAAACAGGCCAATTAAAACGCCCGCAAGAATGCCACACTGTTTTATCGGGTTTTTACTTTGCGAAGGAGCTGAAGAGAGCATGATGTTAAAGTTGATTCTTGCTGTCTATCTAGTCGATAAAAATTCGTTTTTAATGAGATTCTATAATTGCGAATTATTTATATATTGATCAGTTAATCTACTTCTATCTTTTCATCTGAGCTTGACTCAGGTTGATTCGATGAGGGACTTTTACTCTTTCGATCTTTACGCTCTGCTTCTTTAGTCATTCGTAATAAATGTGTCAATCCACAGCCAAAACCCAAAAAGGCACCAATGGCCGTCATCACAGGTTTTGTTTCCCACTTTGTATCGAGCCAATGGCCTAATAAAGCAGGTAATGCCATTTCTAAACTGATTGTTGTCAATCGACTGACCCACAAATGGGCCTCGGCGAATGACGAACGTTTTTGCCGATCAGGAGTAGGGTCAGGATGCGGCATTTTTAGATGCTTTCAATATTGAAGCAGAGCAATATTAAGCTTGCGAAATCAAATACGAAGCAAACTTGAGAGTGACTTTAAGTAGATCGCCTTGTTGAGTCAAAGTGATCGGCTTATCGAAATTGCTGAATCTAAATTTTCTCAAAAATGAAATTTCGTATGTTGAGGTCCTGAATAGATTATAAAGCAAGAACAATCGTCTTGGAACAAGGTGCGGGTACACCCTCAAAATCTTCTGACAGGCTTTCAGGCGTTTCGTTTTTTAGAGATCTCAAATTCCTGTGATGAAGCGATTTGTTTAGTGTCGCTACAATTGAGCTTACCAGCGAGGACGATATCTGCTTGTATTAGGTTTCTATGAAATTTTGACAAGGCTAAAATTATAAGTGCCATTGATGTAAAGGGATATGACTAAAAGCGGACTTGTGTTATGCAAATCAGGATAGTCGAATAGTTGATTTTTATGACCTTTCGTGTTAAAAACGTTTTTCATGTTGTTAAGAGTGATTTGAGTGTCGCAAACTTTGCGAAGACACAAAAGTCATTGATAATAAGTTCCTCTGACTAGCCTACTTCAGGTTGTTGGGTGAGCGAATCAAAACTCTTAAAGTGGCAATTCTGATCAAGGGAGTCAGCCTAGTAGCCTTTACTTTAGCGAACAGCGGTTCCTGATTATGAGAATTTTTAATAGTGGCTTTCTGTTCTGGGGAGAGTAGCGTCCTGGTCGAAATTTGATTTGACGTTTACATATTGTTCATTACATTCTGATCGTATGAAATAAAGGATTCGATATTACTGCGATATTCTGAATGTATTGGAACGGGGCAGATGTGCTAAAACTTAACCTGATTGTCATGGATGACTAAGGCGATATTAAGACACCGACCAGTGTCTTGGTTGATACTTGGGAGTCCGTTCCTAATGTCCCCGGCAGTCATAAAAGCTTTAGAGTGTCAAACGCGTCGTGATCTTGCTGCAACTGCTAAATCTCATGGAATTGCCGGCTGGCATGGCATGAGAAAACAAGAGTTGGTGAAAGCAATCGCAAAAATCAAAACTGCAAAATCAAAGTCGAAACCCAAAAGTAAAAGCGTTCCTGTTACCAAAAAAACATCTCGTTCTGTTACTCCTAAACCTGCGGCGGTACCGGCTTTACCCTCACAATCTTCTTCAAGCCATTTAGCTCCTGCCGAGCACCAGGCAAAAATACAAAAACTGCTCAAATCAAATGGGCAGAGTTCGCATAATGACAAAATCCTCCCGACTTCAGAATCTTCTGAAACCAAACTGACAGCGGTAGTGAAAGATTCCCATTGGTTACTGGCAACATGGACAGTGACTCAGGGAAGCTTAGACCGTGCCAAAGCAGCATTAGGGGCATACTGGTATCAAGCTGTTCCCGTCATTCGCATTTATGATATTACCACGAATGAAAACAGTCGCACTAGTAAAGCGTATGTCAAAGATGTTGAAATCAAGATCGACTCCGGTTTATGGTTCGTGCAAATCGATCAACCAGCTCGGTCGTATAAACTACAGCTTGGTTTTGTGACGCCACAAAATAAGTTTTTCGGCTTAGTTTACTCTCATAAATTAACTCCTCCGATGCCTGAAGTCTCTGAAAAAGGAGGCAAAACAAAACGGGCACTCGACAGTAATTACTCAGCCACTCGATCCAGACGTTATACGTCGCGGAACGAGAACGGTGGTAGCGCTGCCGCTAGACTCGCACTGCCTTTGACGCTCGATTCGAATGGTGGTTCCAATGGATCCCTTAGCAAAAAAGCAAAGCGAGAGTTCCATGTGGAAACAGAATTACTCATTCATGGGACCTCAGACCCGCAAGCAGAGGTCACATTATTAGGAGAGAAAATCCCGGTTAGCAAAGAAGGGCGGTTTGCCCTGCGTCTCAGCCTTCCCAATGGTAGGCAGGTGATCCCAGCCGTTAATACCTCTTCGAATAAACGTAAGCAACAAACGATTGTGCTTGCGATTGAACGCAATACCAAAGATCTCGAGCCCGTTCAGCTCGACGAGTAAGGAAATCGCGCTCGCAACGCCAAATGACTGACAGAGAGCGCTTCTCTGTCAGTCGGCGTTTCCGTAATAGACTTCAGTGGTGAGCCCCGTTTTTTCCTTCACCTTTTCCGCAATCTCATCAACCTGCGCAGAACTAAGCGAAGTCACATAATCTTCAGTTGTACGACGCGCAATCGTATAAACCTGAACCAGCTTAATCTCGCCTCCTGACTCAATGACTTCGTTGAGCCGATCACAGAACGCTGCGATTTCTGCTGCATCAGGTGGTTGCTGATTCACCAGCATAAACAAGCTCTGAATTACAATCGGTCGCTGTTTCGCGACGAGTGCGATGTTATCCAGAATCTGTTGAAATCGAATTTTGGTGCGATCGATGATTTTGAAGTAGCTCTCCGTGCCGGCGTCAAGCTTGGCCCAGATCTCTCCTTGATTTTCATCTAATAGTTTGAGTGCGTTTTGGGTACTTTCCCGATGGAACATACTCGCATTGGTGATCAATACCATTTTGACATCATGCGCTTGATGCTTCTTTTTCAAGTCGGCCACTTCCTTGACAATGTTGTCAAAGTTTTTGTAGGTTGTCGGCTCTCCATCGCCCGAAAATGCGATATCGTTCAGCCTTCGCAGCGCTTCAGGCACCGTAGCAAACTTCGGATCCTGATAAATTTCCCCACTCATGACGAACTTCAGCATGTGATCAAGCTCTGTCAGCAGCTGTTCGAAACCGACAAAGCGGGTTTCCGACTCTTCTCTGCGATCAACTTGACAGTAAATACAGTCAAAATTACAGATTTTGTCGGGGTTGAGATTAACGCCGATCGAAATTCCCTTACTCCGCCGGGATAAAACCGGGTAGACAAACTTATTCTCGTGATAAGTTCGTTGATGCTGCGAATGCAGGGGAAGTGATGATGACGGCATAGTTCAATTTCCAGAACGAGGTAGTCGACTTACTCTTTTTATATGACTGATATCTCAGAAAGACAAGTGGAACTTGATTAGTTATCACCCGAGGCAAACAATCTGTACATATTACTGCAATTTACCATAAAAAATGCGGTAACGACCATGCTAAGTCGCTACCGCATTTAAATTTTCAATTTGTATCGCAGATCGGATTAGACTTCTTTCGAATCAATCCAGCTCATCATGCGGCGAAGCTCTTTACCGACCGCTTCGATGGGATGCTGTCGATTCAAGCGTCGAATCGCTTTGAATGAAGCCTGGTTCGCTTTGTTTTCCAGCAACCAGTTCTTGGCGAATTCACCATTTTGGATCTCAGCCAGGATTTGCTTCATTTCTTTGCGGGTTTCCTCAGTGACGATGCGGGGACCACTGGAATAGTCGCCATACTCGGCTGTATTGGAAACGCTGTATCGCATGTAGTTCAAACCACCCTGGTAGAACAGGTCAACGATCAGCTTCAATTCATGCATGCACTCAAAGTATGCCATTTCAGGCTGATAGCCTGCTTCAACCAGTGTGTCATAACCGGCTTTGACCAATTCACTGACACCGCCACAGAGGACAACTTGCTCGCCAAACAGGTCGGTTTCTGTTTCTTCAGCAAAACTGGTCTCGATCACACCACCACGAGTTCCGCCGATTCCCTTCGCGTAAGCCAGAGCCAGTTGGCGGGCACTATCAGAGGCACCTTCAACCAAAGCAATCAATGAGGGAACGCCACCGCCTTGAACATATTCGCTACGAACCAGATGCCCCGGACCTTTCGGAGCGACCAGAGCAGCATCAACACCGGTAGGTGGCACGACCTGGTTAAAGTGGATATTAAACCCATGCGAGCAGAGCAGCAGATTTCCTTTGCTCAGATTAGGAAGAATTTCGCTTTTGTAGAGATCGCCCTGAACTTCATCAGGCAAGAGGATATTGACTAAGTCACCCGCTTTGGTGGCTTCAGCAAGAGGCACGGGATCAAAGCCATGGCTGACAGCCAAATCGTAATTTTCGCTCCCTTTGCGTTGTCCAATAATGACATTGCAGCCACTGTCGCGAAGGTTTTGAGCTTGTGCATGTCCCTGGCTTCCATAGCCGAGAATCGCGATCGTCTTGTCTTTGAGCAGCGACAAGTCTGCGTCATCATCGTAATAAATTGTAACTGCCATAATCCTGATCTCTTGTATTGATGTAATGCTGAAAGAAGCAGAACCGGTTCCACTTCGATTAGAACTTCTTTAGTCAAATCGCTGCCATCAAACATTCTTTTAGGCAACGCTCTGCGTTGTGGGACAAAACAGCCGTGAATAGTTAGTCTGCTGTTTGTCTGGTGGAATGATTAAACAGTTTCCACTGCCTTTGAACCAGAGTCTGCTTTGACTGTTTCGGAACGTAACAGTGCGATTCGTCCTGTACGCACGATCTCCAGAATTCCAAAAGGCCTCATCACATCGATGAATGCATTGATCTTGGATTCCTGACCTGAGAT
The Gimesia aquarii DNA segment above includes these coding regions:
- the atpF gene encoding F0F1 ATP synthase subunit B, with translation MLKSLCTSRCFIMLIIMGSIILGSGLIDSSASLYAAEDAGHATGAPLGWKTDLAIWSFIVFVIFIFVLKKFAWGPLIQALDDRELRVVNAIDQAESKQRESEELVKEHAQKIAAAQDEIQAMMVEARSDADRIKQDILEQARQEAEKIKTHTLDEIERARELALKDLFDQLNGRVIDATEQVLGRALNESDRERLIEEALSQISGSSN
- the atpE gene encoding ATP synthase F0 subunit C: MIQALRIMYMTCVVVLATAVPAMAQAGEGGGISLGALGAGITIIGAGFGIGRIGGSAVEAIARQPEAVGKIQTAMIISAALIEGAAFFALIICMI
- the atpB gene encoding F0F1 ATP synthase subunit A, with product MAAGHTDHFHHVRDFPHFELPWGIHLELPSLFGFQITKFMLLQLVAVTFLFFVFRGLAKQAAGGQVVRGRWWNFWESLVIYMRDEVVRPTIGSDHHHDDDHGHHEEPKVGHSADKYLPFVLSCFFYVLICNLLGVFPWMGSATGELNVTIALAFTTFCTVIMYGTREQGFIQFWLSLAPSMELPFFMKLTLLPMIWVIELAGFLIKHAVLAIRLFANIMAGHTVIAVFLGFIAMTADSGLWAIVMPSSIIAQILVGLLELFVAFLQAYVFAFLATLFIGAAVHPH
- a CDS encoding AtpZ/AtpI family protein, giving the protein MPHPDPTPDRQKRSSFAEAHLWVSRLTTISLEMALPALLGHWLDTKWETKPVMTAIGAFLGFGCGLTHLLRMTKEAERKDRKSKSPSSNQPESSSDEKIEVD
- a CDS encoding DUF4912 domain-containing protein: MSPAVIKALECQTRRDLAATAKSHGIAGWHGMRKQELVKAIAKIKTAKSKSKPKSKSVPVTKKTSRSVTPKPAAVPALPSQSSSSHLAPAEHQAKIQKLLKSNGQSSHNDKILPTSESSETKLTAVVKDSHWLLATWTVTQGSLDRAKAALGAYWYQAVPVIRIYDITTNENSRTSKAYVKDVEIKIDSGLWFVQIDQPARSYKLQLGFVTPQNKFFGLVYSHKLTPPMPEVSEKGGKTKRALDSNYSATRSRRYTSRNENGGSAAARLALPLTLDSNGGSNGSLSKKAKREFHVETELLIHGTSDPQAEVTLLGEKIPVSKEGRFALRLSLPNGRQVIPAVNTSSNKRKQQTIVLAIERNTKDLEPVQLDE
- a CDS encoding radical SAM protein → MPSSSLPLHSQHQRTYHENKFVYPVLSRRSKGISIGVNLNPDKICNFDCIYCQVDRREESETRFVGFEQLLTELDHMLKFVMSGEIYQDPKFATVPEALRRLNDIAFSGDGEPTTYKNFDNIVKEVADLKKKHQAHDVKMVLITNASMFHRESTQNALKLLDENQGEIWAKLDAGTESYFKIIDRTKIRFQQILDNIALVAKQRPIVIQSLFMLVNQQPPDAAEIAAFCDRLNEVIESGGEIKLVQVYTIARRTTEDYVTSLSSAQVDEIAEKVKEKTGLTTEVYYGNAD
- the ilvC gene encoding ketol-acid reductoisomerase; translated protein: MAVTIYYDDDADLSLLKDKTIAILGYGSQGHAQAQNLRDSGCNVIIGQRKGSENYDLAVSHGFDPVPLAEATKAGDLVNILLPDEVQGDLYKSEILPNLSKGNLLLCSHGFNIHFNQVVPPTGVDAALVAPKGPGHLVRSEYVQGGGVPSLIALVEGASDSARQLALAYAKGIGGTRGGVIETSFAEETETDLFGEQVVLCGGVSELVKAGYDTLVEAGYQPEMAYFECMHELKLIVDLFYQGGLNYMRYSVSNTAEYGDYSSGPRIVTEETRKEMKQILAEIQNGEFAKNWLLENKANQASFKAIRRLNRQHPIEAVGKELRRMMSWIDSKEV